The Mesorhizobium sp. M1D.F.Ca.ET.043.01.1.1 genome contains a region encoding:
- a CDS encoding FMN-binding glutamate synthase family protein, whose translation MTYHNPPTTPRKSATFDDYAMSEIRRAAATGIYDIRGSGAKRKVPHFDDLLFLGASISRYPLEGYRERCDTSVVLGSRHAKKPIELKIPITIAGMSFGSLSGPAKEALGRGATIAGTSTTTGDGGMTEEERGHSRQLVYQYLPSRYGMNPRDLRRADAIEIVVGQGAKPGGGGMLLGQKISDRVAEMRTLPKGIDQRSACRHPDWTGPDDLEIKILEIREITDWEKPIYVKVGGARPYYDTALAVKAGADVVVLDGMQGGTAATQEVFIEHVGQPTLACIRPAVKALQDLGMHRKVQLIVSGGIRNGADVAKALALGADAVSIGTAALIALGDNDPHWEDEYQKLGTTAGAYDDWHEGKDPAGITTQDPELMKRVDPIVAGRRLANYLKVMTLEAQTIARACGKNHLHNLEPEDLCALSIEAAAMAGVPLAGTNWVPGQGGF comes from the coding sequence ATGACCTACCACAATCCTCCGACGACGCCGCGCAAGTCAGCGACCTTCGACGATTACGCGATGTCGGAAATCCGCCGCGCCGCGGCAACCGGCATCTACGACATCCGTGGCTCCGGCGCCAAGCGCAAGGTCCCGCATTTCGACGACCTGCTGTTCCTCGGCGCCTCGATCTCGCGCTATCCGCTGGAAGGCTATCGCGAGCGCTGCGATACCTCAGTTGTGCTGGGCTCGCGCCACGCCAAGAAGCCGATCGAACTGAAGATCCCGATCACTATTGCCGGCATGAGCTTCGGCTCGCTTTCCGGTCCGGCCAAGGAAGCGCTCGGCCGCGGCGCAACCATCGCCGGCACCTCGACCACCACCGGCGACGGCGGCATGACCGAGGAAGAGCGCGGCCATTCCAGGCAACTGGTCTATCAATACCTGCCGTCGCGCTACGGTATGAACCCGCGTGACCTGCGCCGCGCCGACGCCATTGAGATCGTCGTTGGCCAGGGCGCCAAGCCCGGCGGTGGCGGCATGCTGCTTGGCCAGAAGATCTCCGATCGCGTCGCGGAAATGCGCACCCTGCCCAAGGGCATTGACCAGCGCTCAGCCTGCCGTCATCCCGACTGGACCGGCCCTGACGACCTTGAGATCAAGATACTCGAAATCCGCGAGATCACCGACTGGGAAAAGCCGATCTACGTCAAGGTCGGCGGCGCCCGGCCTTACTATGACACAGCACTTGCCGTAAAAGCCGGCGCCGACGTCGTGGTGCTCGACGGCATGCAGGGTGGCACCGCCGCCACCCAGGAAGTGTTCATCGAACATGTCGGCCAGCCGACGCTCGCCTGCATCAGACCCGCTGTGAAGGCGCTGCAGGACCTCGGCATGCATCGCAAGGTCCAGCTCATCGTCTCCGGTGGCATCCGCAACGGGGCCGATGTCGCCAAGGCGCTCGCGCTTGGCGCCGATGCCGTTTCGATTGGCACCGCGGCGTTGATCGCGCTCGGCGACAACGATCCACACTGGGAGGACGAATACCAAAAACTTGGCACGACCGCCGGCGCCTACGACGACTGGCATGAGGGCAAGGATCCGGCGGGCATCACCACGCAGGACCCCGAGCTGATGAAGCGGGTCGACCCGATCGTCGCCGGACGGAGGCTGGCGAATTATCTGAAGGTGATGACGCTCGAGGCGCAGACGATTGCCCGCGCCTGCGGCAAAAATCACCTGCACAATCTCGAGCCCGAGGATCTCTGCGCGCTTTCGATCGAAGCAGCGGCCATGGCCGGCGTGCCGCTCGCGGGGACGAATTGGGTGCCAGGGCAGGGTGGCTTCTAA
- a CDS encoding GXGXG domain-containing protein — MDFARRVFDLGENSLRELNQALHNLGSGSNETSWEVLNPKGNHSVAVGVDQPVTIDVRGSVGYYCGGMNAGGAITVHGSVGPGVGENMMSGSIVVKGDASQYAGATGRGGLLVIEGNASSRCGISMKGIDIVVRGNIGHMSAFMAQSGNLVVLGDAGDALGDSIYEARLFVRGKVKSLGADCIKKEMRPEHIALLQDLLDRAGIKDAKPEEFTRYGSARTLYNFNIDNADAY, encoded by the coding sequence ATGGACTTCGCGCGGCGTGTCTTCGACCTCGGCGAAAATTCACTGCGCGAACTCAATCAGGCGCTGCACAATCTTGGCTCTGGCTCGAACGAGACCTCCTGGGAAGTGCTCAATCCGAAAGGCAATCATTCCGTCGCCGTCGGTGTCGACCAGCCTGTCACCATCGATGTGCGCGGCAGCGTCGGCTACTATTGCGGCGGCATGAATGCCGGCGGCGCCATCACCGTGCACGGGTCCGTCGGCCCGGGCGTCGGCGAGAACATGATGTCGGGCTCGATCGTGGTCAAAGGCGATGCCAGCCAATATGCCGGCGCCACCGGCCGCGGCGGTCTGCTGGTCATCGAAGGCAACGCATCGTCGCGCTGCGGCATCTCGATGAAGGGCATCGATATCGTCGTCCGCGGCAACATCGGCCATATGTCGGCCTTCATGGCCCAGTCGGGTAACCTGGTGGTGCTCGGCGATGCCGGCGATGCGCTCGGCGACTCGATCTATGAGGCACGGTTGTTCGTCCGTGGCAAGGTCAAGAGCCTGGGCGCGGATTGCATCAAAAAGGAGATGCGTCCCGAGCACATCGCGCTCCTTCAGGATTTGCTGGACCGTGCCGGCATCAAGGACGCCAAGCCGGAAGAGTTCACTCGCTACGGCTCGGCCCGTACGCTCTATAATTTCAATATCGACAACGCTGACGCATACTGA
- a CDS encoding glutamine amidotransferase family protein: MCGIVGLFLKDKSLEPRLGALLSEMLVSLTDRGPDSAGIAIYDGAAGKGRAKITIQSAAPAADFPGLEAELGKKIGTTVSSTVKSTHAVLDIPTGKLDEARAAIAELRPNVRVMGAGEAIEIYKEVGLPADVVKRFDLTKMAGSHGIGHTRMATESAVTTLGAHPFSTGPDQCLVHNGSLSNHNNLRRELIRDGMRFETENDTEVAAAYLSSKIAHGQNLGEALQSSLDDLDGFFTFVVGTKNGFGVVRDPISCKPAVMAETDQYVAFGSEYRALANLPGIDNARVWEPEPSTVYFWEH; the protein is encoded by the coding sequence ATGTGTGGGATTGTTGGACTCTTTCTGAAAGACAAATCACTTGAGCCGCGACTGGGCGCCCTTTTGTCGGAAATGCTGGTCTCATTGACCGACCGCGGTCCCGACAGCGCCGGCATAGCCATTTATGACGGCGCAGCAGGAAAGGGGCGTGCCAAGATCACCATCCAGTCTGCGGCTCCCGCAGCGGATTTCCCGGGTCTCGAAGCCGAGCTTGGCAAGAAGATCGGAACCACGGTTTCGTCGACGGTGAAGTCGACCCACGCCGTCCTCGACATCCCCACCGGCAAGCTCGACGAAGCCCGCGCCGCGATCGCCGAACTGCGCCCGAATGTGCGTGTCATGGGTGCCGGCGAGGCGATAGAAATCTACAAGGAAGTCGGCTTGCCGGCCGATGTGGTCAAGCGGTTCGACTTGACGAAGATGGCCGGCAGCCACGGCATCGGCCACACGCGCATGGCGACCGAATCCGCCGTGACCACACTGGGCGCGCATCCCTTCTCGACCGGCCCGGACCAGTGCCTGGTGCACAACGGCTCGCTTTCGAACCATAACAATCTTCGCCGTGAGCTGATCCGCGACGGCATGCGCTTCGAGACCGAGAACGACACCGAAGTCGCCGCCGCCTATCTCTCGTCCAAAATCGCTCATGGTCAGAACCTCGGCGAGGCGCTGCAGAGCAGCCTCGACGACCTCGACGGCTTCTTCACCTTCGTGGTCGGCACCAAGAACGGCTTCGGTGTGGTGCGCGATCCGATCTCCTGCAAGCCCGCCGTGATGGCCGAGACCGACCAGTATGTCGCCTTCGGGTCCGAATACCGCGCGCTCGCCAACTTGCCCGGCATTGACAATGCGAGGGTTTGGGAACCGGAGCCGTCCACCGTATACTTCTGGGAGCACTGA
- a CDS encoding XRE family transcriptional regulator, with translation MATARAGKRQAVKAEKKGGSVLTPVKVVGPAIVSPPPPPRGKPLSQDPHAVRDTRENVLEVAIGHEVRAFRKKLGITVADIASTTGLSIGMLSKIENGITSPSLTTLQALSRALGVPVTAFFRRFEEERKAVFVKAGSGVDVERRGTRAGHQYTLLGHIGSDSSGVVVEPYLITLTEDSDVFPTFQHDGMEFLFMLEGEVVYRHGNNLYRMTPGDSLFFDADAPHGPEELTHLPIRYLSIISYPHGRGNG, from the coding sequence ATGGCAACGGCTAGGGCGGGTAAAAGGCAGGCGGTAAAGGCGGAAAAAAAAGGCGGCAGCGTGCTAACCCCCGTCAAAGTGGTGGGACCGGCAATCGTCAGCCCGCCGCCACCGCCGCGTGGCAAGCCTCTCAGTCAGGACCCCCATGCGGTTCGCGACACCCGCGAGAACGTGCTCGAGGTCGCGATTGGCCACGAGGTTCGCGCCTTTCGCAAGAAACTAGGCATAACCGTTGCCGATATCGCAAGCACCACGGGCCTTTCGATCGGCATGCTGTCCAAGATCGAGAATGGCATCACCTCGCCATCCTTGACCACGCTGCAGGCGCTATCGCGCGCGCTAGGCGTGCCGGTGACCGCATTTTTTCGCCGCTTTGAAGAAGAGCGGAAGGCCGTCTTCGTTAAGGCGGGATCGGGCGTCGACGTCGAACGGCGCGGCACGCGTGCCGGGCACCAGTATACGTTGCTAGGTCATATCGGTTCGGATTCGAGCGGTGTTGTCGTCGAACCCTATCTCATAACGCTGACCGAAGACTCCGACGTCTTCCCGACCTTCCAGCACGACGGCATGGAGTTCCTCTTCATGCTGGAAGGCGAGGTCGTGTATCGCCATGGAAACAATCTTTACCGGATGACGCCAGGTGACAGTTTGTTTTTCGATGCCGACGCGCCGCACGGTCCTGAAGAATTGACGCATTTGCCCATACGATATTTGTCAATCATCTCCTATCCCCACGGGCGCGGAAACGGCTGA
- a CDS encoding YDG domain-containing protein — MNRVYKHIWSKTLGCIIVVPECARGAQGKKSGKRRFAAALAATTMLTTSAWAQELPTGGRIVSGSGTISQSGNTMTVNQSTGRMIANWGSFSIGAGNSVTFNQPGASSVALNRVVGQNPSRILGNLNANGQVFLVNPNGIAIGATGRVRTGGFVASTLGISNADFLAGNYNFKGSGGSISNQGSISGNVVALISPTVTNAGTITGDTALAAGTDVLLDFDGDGLLSVEVKASTVKTLVENKGLIKADGGTALLTAKGASEAMKGVVNNSGTVQAKTLARKNGRILLLGDMKNGEVKVTGKLDASAPKGGDGGFIETSAKKVAVTEGAVITTNAVDGATGTWLIDPNDYTIAATGGDITGAALSSLLAGTNITIESANGATSANGDIFVNDTVTWSANRLTLSADRKIEINAAMRASGMAGLALEYGQGAAASGNTATYSVKAPVNLASTGSFSTKLGSDGATIDYTIITSLGAAGEPGTTSLQGIKNNLSGNYVLGADIDASGTSTWHSGAGFEPIGAGLINLFSGTFDGLGHTISNLYINRPGVQYVGLFGVMGESAAIRNASLAGASITGGERTGALVGLNWGGVISNSYAAADVNGGPRVGGLVGSNIGVIKGSHADGNVSGTFSVGGLAGSNTALIEDSYADSEVSGRSDVGGLVGGHSGTIRNSHAAGDVTGVQRLGGLVGSSSQATIETSHASGNVTDTDGNFSFAGGLVGSSAQTTIRNSYATGNVEGNGGAYVGGLVGVNSYAAIEQAYATGTVSGNDWVGGLAGQNENSTIANSYATGDVQGHAVVGGLVGDNIFGGTIRNSYATGNVVASVADVVGGLVGRNYATVENSFWDTDTTYQFSACGTGSTHTCGATGLTTTQALTQASYGAFDFSADWFMVDGYTRPFGRWEYSTTITNTHQLQLMAMDLGADYVLANDIDFGTVFTDGTRSDMWATMRATNGTPVRGFVPIGGALSTFVGTFDGDGHTIAGLVIDRPGAQTSDDHIGLFGWVGEGGVVRNVGLQGGSVKGNHHVGALVGTLSGTLENSFASTSVQGDSSVGGLVGTITTGTVRNSFATGSVSGADDIGGLAGTNQSSGTIATSYAAGNVDGTSNTGGLVGRNAGTVTASFYSLSGTGQSDAGKGVGLTAGGMNNPFTFIDAGWNFSEIWGTPRSGGAPLLRGLTDTSLYDYYVRLTGDLSRTYGDADPNLGGLALDGIGVGNVALNWGGAITAATGVGTYGWSGTDMISLAYSTGSAGDYYVDYGTGGLTIVQRVISLSGGRTYDGTTDVAAATFTLDNLANGEVLTLYGAGSLSDKNAGADKIVSLGTLTLGDGTGLASNYTLAGGTYSVDIARAIITSVTGITAASKTYDSTTAAVLDTSGAGFTGMVSGDTLTVATAIGAFTDKNAGAGKTVNVTGLTLGSADARNYTLADATAKTTADIGRAVITGVIGIAAESKIYDGSTAAVLDTSGAGFVGMIAGDRLTVASAEGAFDTATVGRSKTVTISRLSLGGVDAGNYVLLNDTAFTEADIAASANSVLLPDQLERSRNYGFDGPTSLLLNPAPVLIEVSSDLYPGSCSRPDVNAFLAGVSRIAKPAAVSRGGSPSTSSLGANFTMPCL, encoded by the coding sequence ATGAACAGGGTCTACAAGCATATCTGGTCGAAGACGCTTGGCTGCATCATCGTCGTGCCCGAATGCGCACGCGGTGCGCAGGGGAAGAAAAGCGGTAAACGCCGATTTGCCGCCGCACTTGCGGCCACCACGATGCTGACGACGTCGGCCTGGGCGCAGGAATTGCCGACGGGCGGACGGATCGTTTCAGGTTCGGGAACCATCAGCCAGTCCGGCAATACCATGACGGTCAATCAGTCCACGGGGAGGATGATCGCCAATTGGGGGAGCTTCTCCATCGGAGCCGGCAATTCGGTCACCTTCAATCAGCCGGGCGCATCGTCCGTGGCGCTCAACCGGGTCGTCGGCCAGAACCCCAGCCGGATCCTCGGGAACCTCAACGCCAATGGGCAGGTCTTCCTCGTCAATCCGAATGGCATCGCCATCGGTGCGACGGGCCGGGTGCGGACAGGCGGATTCGTCGCCTCGACGCTAGGCATTTCCAATGCGGATTTTCTGGCGGGGAATTACAATTTCAAGGGCTCCGGCGGCTCGATCAGCAATCAGGGTAGCATCTCCGGCAATGTCGTCGCGCTGATTTCGCCCACCGTCACCAATGCTGGCACGATCACCGGCGACACGGCCCTGGCGGCGGGCACCGACGTGCTCCTTGACTTCGACGGTGACGGACTTCTCTCCGTCGAAGTCAAGGCTTCGACCGTGAAGACGCTGGTCGAGAACAAGGGGCTGATCAAGGCTGACGGGGGAACGGCGCTCCTCACCGCAAAGGGGGCGAGCGAGGCCATGAAAGGCGTCGTCAACAATTCCGGTACCGTGCAAGCCAAGACCCTTGCCAGGAAGAACGGGCGCATCCTGCTGCTTGGTGATATGAAGAACGGCGAGGTTAAGGTCACGGGCAAGCTCGACGCGTCGGCGCCGAAAGGCGGTGATGGCGGATTCATCGAGACTTCGGCGAAGAAGGTTGCGGTCACGGAAGGGGCGGTCATCACCACCAACGCCGTCGACGGCGCCACCGGCACCTGGCTAATCGATCCCAACGACTACACCATTGCCGCGACCGGCGGCGACATCACGGGCGCGGCGCTTTCCAGCCTGCTGGCCGGCACCAACATCACCATAGAAAGCGCCAATGGCGCGACGTCGGCCAATGGCGACATCTTTGTCAACGACACGGTAACCTGGTCCGCCAACAGGCTGACGCTCTCCGCCGACCGCAAAATCGAGATCAACGCCGCCATGCGTGCCTCCGGGATGGCCGGGCTCGCTCTCGAATACGGCCAAGGCGCAGCGGCCTCCGGCAACACGGCTACTTACAGCGTCAAAGCTCCCGTCAACCTCGCCTCCACTGGCAGCTTCTCCACCAAGCTGGGATCGGATGGGGCGACAATCGATTACACGATCATCACCTCCCTGGGCGCGGCAGGAGAACCCGGCACGACCAGCCTGCAAGGCATCAAGAACAACCTCTCTGGCAACTATGTGTTGGGCGCCGATATCGACGCCAGCGGCACCAGCACCTGGCACAGCGGCGCGGGCTTCGAGCCGATCGGCGCCGGTCTCATCAATCTGTTCAGCGGTACCTTCGATGGCCTGGGGCATACCATCTCCAACCTCTATATCAATCGTCCGGGTGTTCAGTATGTCGGCCTGTTCGGCGTCATGGGAGAGTCGGCTGCCATCCGCAACGCGAGCCTTGCGGGCGCTTCCATCACCGGGGGCGAGCGAACCGGAGCCCTGGTCGGCCTTAACTGGGGTGGCGTGATCAGCAACAGCTATGCCGCCGCCGATGTGAACGGCGGCCCCCGTGTCGGCGGACTGGTGGGCAGCAATATTGGCGTGATCAAGGGCAGCCATGCTGACGGCAATGTAAGCGGAACCTTCAGTGTCGGCGGACTGGCGGGCTCCAATACGGCCCTGATCGAGGACAGCTACGCCGACAGCGAGGTGAGCGGCAGATCCGATGTCGGCGGACTGGTGGGCGGCCACAGCGGTACCATTCGCAACAGTCATGCCGCGGGCGATGTGACGGGCGTCCAAAGACTGGGCGGCCTGGTGGGAAGCAGCAGTCAGGCCACCATCGAGACAAGCCATGCCTCCGGCAACGTGACCGATACGGACGGCAACTTCAGCTTTGCCGGCGGATTGGTCGGATCCAGCGCTCAGACCACCATCCGCAACAGCTATGCAACAGGCAATGTGGAAGGGAATGGGGGTGCCTATGTTGGCGGGCTGGTAGGTGTCAATTCTTATGCAGCAATCGAGCAGGCATACGCGACAGGCACAGTATCGGGCAACGACTGGGTCGGCGGACTGGCTGGCCAGAATGAAAACAGCACTATTGCCAATTCCTATGCCACAGGTGACGTGCAAGGCCACGCGGTTGTGGGCGGGCTTGTGGGCGATAACATTTTTGGCGGCACGATCAGAAACAGCTATGCCACAGGCAATGTTGTTGCAAGTGTCGCGGATGTTGTGGGCGGATTGGTAGGCCGCAACTACGCGACAGTCGAAAACAGCTTCTGGGATACCGATACCACGTATCAATTCAGCGCTTGCGGCACTGGCAGCACCCACACGTGCGGCGCCACCGGCCTGACCACGACGCAGGCGCTGACACAGGCCAGTTACGGCGCTTTCGATTTCTCAGCCGACTGGTTCATGGTGGATGGCTACACTCGCCCCTTCGGGCGATGGGAATATTCCACTACCATCACCAATACCCATCAATTGCAGCTGATGGCCATGGATCTCGGCGCGGATTATGTGCTGGCCAACGACATTGATTTCGGGACGGTGTTCACTGATGGCACGCGCTCCGACATGTGGGCGACCATGCGGGCGACCAACGGCACTCCCGTGAGAGGCTTCGTGCCGATCGGCGGGGCCTTGTCCACCTTCGTCGGAACGTTCGATGGGGATGGCCACACGATTGCCGGTCTGGTCATCGACCGGCCGGGTGCGCAGACGTCGGACGATCACATTGGTCTGTTCGGCTGGGTCGGTGAGGGCGGCGTGGTACGTAACGTGGGGCTTCAAGGCGGCTCCGTCAAAGGCAACCACCATGTGGGAGCGCTGGTGGGCACACTCTCCGGTACCCTGGAAAACAGCTTTGCCAGCACCAGTGTTCAAGGTGACTCCAGCGTAGGTGGTCTGGTGGGGACCATCACCACCGGCACGGTCCGCAACAGCTTCGCCACGGGCAGCGTCAGCGGCGCCGATGACATTGGTGGCTTGGCGGGGACCAACCAGTCCTCTGGCACGATTGCGACCAGCTATGCGGCAGGCAACGTCGACGGAACATCGAACACCGGCGGTCTGGTGGGCCGGAACGCGGGCACGGTAACCGCCAGTTTCTATAGCCTGTCGGGCACTGGGCAATCCGACGCAGGCAAGGGCGTGGGCCTGACCGCGGGCGGGATGAACAACCCCTTCACCTTCATCGACGCGGGTTGGAATTTCTCGGAAATTTGGGGGACCCCCCGCAGCGGCGGCGCTCCGCTCCTGCGCGGGCTCACCGATACGTCGCTCTACGACTACTATGTCCGCCTGACGGGTGATCTTTCCCGCACCTATGGCGATGCCGATCCAAACCTTGGCGGTCTTGCGCTGGACGGCATCGGCGTCGGTAACGTTGCTCTGAACTGGGGCGGCGCGATCACCGCCGCGACCGGTGTGGGAACCTACGGCTGGTCGGGCACCGACATGATTTCGCTCGCCTATTCGACGGGTTCGGCGGGGGATTATTATGTCGATTACGGCACCGGCGGGCTCACGATCGTGCAGCGTGTAATCTCGCTTTCCGGCGGACGCACCTACGATGGAACAACGGATGTCGCAGCAGCGACATTCACCCTCGACAATCTCGCCAATGGCGAGGTGCTGACGCTTTACGGCGCAGGCAGCCTGTCGGACAAGAATGCCGGGGCGGACAAGATCGTATCGCTGGGGACGCTTACGCTGGGGGACGGCACGGGCCTCGCTTCCAACTATACGCTTGCCGGCGGCACGTACAGCGTGGATATCGCCAGGGCGATCATCACGTCCGTCACCGGTATCACCGCCGCGAGCAAGACCTATGACAGCACGACTGCCGCCGTGCTTGACACGTCCGGCGCCGGCTTCACCGGCATGGTCTCCGGCGATACCCTGACGGTCGCGACCGCCATCGGCGCCTTCACCGACAAAAACGCCGGGGCGGGTAAAACGGTCAATGTCACCGGCCTGACGCTCGGCAGCGCCGACGCTCGAAACTACACGCTGGCCGACGCGACGGCGAAAACGACCGCCGACATCGGGCGGGCCGTCATTACCGGGGTTATCGGGATCGCCGCCGAGAGCAAGATCTACGACGGATCGACCGCCGCGGTGCTCGACACGTCCGGCGCGGGCTTTGTTGGCATGATCGCTGGAGATCGGCTTACGGTCGCGTCGGCCGAGGGCGCGTTCGATACCGCCACAGTTGGTAGGAGCAAGACCGTGACCATTTCCCGCCTCTCGCTGGGTGGGGTTGATGCTGGTAACTACGTTCTGCTCAACGACACGGCTTTCACCGAGGCGGACATTGCTGCAAGCGCTAATTCTGTCCTTTTGCCCGACCAACTCGAGCGATCTCGGAACTACGGGTTCGACGGCCCCACGTCCCTGCTGCTCAATCCCGCTCCCGTGCTGATTGAAGTCTCCTCGGATCTGTATCCCGGAAGCTGCTCTCGACCAGACGTGAATGCCTTCCTGGCTGGGGTCTCGCGAATAGCCAAGCCTGCCGCAGTCTCAAGGGGTGGTTCGCCTTCGACATCGAGCCTCGGGGCGAACTTCACAATGCCTTGCCTATGA
- a CDS encoding ShlB/FhaC/HecB family hemolysin secretion/activation protein, producing the protein MTWDKSLFWGVLLSGVLMPPALAQDAGSLLREQQRQQELRRLERPPDMGEDQQRQPPTHPPERGEVILVKDLRFVGRVELLSASERERLTASATGKRLGIRGPYALADEVTAQLQAQGRLLARAILPPQDVTEGIITIKIVEGTLEKMEFERRDGVRVRETLLRDIGQRHIRADAVTKQDLEAALLRMNDLPGVSARARLAPGQAPNTSSLIVGVEQEPVFSASVWGDNFGSSSTGRARANAQATMTDVTGYGDLTSLSGNLSDGEQFGSFSASAPLCACGLTANATYSYLHYRNIDDVGKALELDGYAHFLSGGLDYSLMRSRDANVLIGVALNWKALVDDSLAGHLQDKRSLSGTLTLSGDMRDVVFGGGLTSWSLGWTYGDLDLSREPSALAADQAGLQTQGNFHRLNVSLARLQDLPRDFSLFGRVYGQWADRNLDSSEDFALGGPYGVRGYPVSEGQGDLGLLGTFELRYDAPVPAEFGNLQLAGFLDAGHVWVNKNQNGIPQLNACGCNDYGLAGAGLSARWTRENLNFAVSWAHTLGSNPGRDAATGDNADGHSNNNQFWLTSAIRF; encoded by the coding sequence GTGACGTGGGACAAATCTCTCTTTTGGGGCGTTTTGTTGAGCGGTGTATTGATGCCGCCCGCACTCGCGCAGGATGCGGGCTCATTGCTGCGCGAGCAGCAGCGGCAACAGGAGTTGCGGCGGCTTGAACGCCCGCCGGATATGGGCGAGGATCAGCAACGTCAGCCCCCCACACACCCCCCCGAACGGGGGGAAGTCATACTCGTCAAGGACCTGCGCTTTGTCGGTAGGGTGGAGCTGCTGTCGGCAAGCGAACGCGAACGGCTGACAGCATCGGCCACAGGCAAGCGGCTAGGCATCAGGGGCCCCTACGCGCTGGCGGATGAGGTGACGGCGCAGTTGCAGGCGCAAGGCCGCTTGCTTGCCCGCGCGATCCTGCCACCGCAGGACGTGACTGAGGGCATCATCACCATCAAGATCGTGGAAGGAACGCTCGAGAAGATGGAGTTCGAGCGGCGCGATGGCGTTCGTGTCCGGGAAACACTCTTGAGAGACATAGGCCAGCGCCACATCCGGGCCGATGCGGTTACCAAGCAGGACCTGGAAGCAGCGCTGCTGCGCATGAACGATCTTCCCGGTGTTTCGGCCAGGGCGCGGCTTGCGCCGGGTCAAGCTCCGAACACCTCCAGCCTGATTGTCGGAGTTGAACAGGAGCCGGTTTTCTCGGCGTCGGTCTGGGGCGACAATTTCGGCAGCTCTTCGACAGGCCGGGCACGAGCCAATGCCCAGGCCACGATGACAGACGTTACCGGCTATGGCGACCTCACCAGCCTTTCCGGCAACCTCTCCGACGGGGAGCAATTCGGCTCCTTCTCTGCAAGTGCGCCGCTTTGCGCGTGCGGCCTGACAGCCAACGCCACCTACAGCTACCTTCACTATCGCAATATCGACGACGTCGGTAAGGCACTGGAACTGGATGGCTATGCTCATTTCCTCAGTGGCGGGCTCGACTATAGTCTTATGCGTTCGCGCGACGCGAATGTGCTCATCGGGGTAGCCCTGAACTGGAAGGCCCTCGTCGACGACAGCCTGGCCGGGCACCTGCAGGACAAGCGGTCGCTCTCGGGGACCCTGACGCTTTCCGGTGATATGCGCGATGTGGTTTTCGGCGGAGGTCTAACAAGTTGGTCCCTGGGGTGGACCTATGGCGACCTCGATCTGTCGCGTGAACCGTCGGCCTTGGCCGCCGATCAGGCGGGGCTCCAGACGCAAGGCAACTTCCATCGTCTCAATGTCAGCCTGGCACGACTTCAGGACCTGCCGCGTGATTTCTCGCTGTTCGGTCGGGTTTACGGTCAGTGGGCGGACAGGAACCTCGATTCGTCCGAGGACTTCGCGCTTGGGGGCCCCTACGGCGTGCGTGGTTATCCCGTGAGCGAGGGGCAAGGCGATTTGGGCCTGCTAGGCACGTTTGAGCTGCGTTATGACGCACCCGTCCCCGCCGAATTCGGCAACCTGCAACTGGCCGGCTTCCTCGATGCGGGGCATGTCTGGGTCAACAAGAACCAGAACGGCATCCCGCAGCTCAACGCCTGCGGCTGCAACGACTATGGCCTTGCCGGCGCGGGACTGTCGGCCCGCTGGACGCGCGAGAACCTGAACTTCGCCGTCTCTTGGGCACACACGCTCGGCAGCAATCCCGGTCGCGACGCTGCCACCGGCGACAATGCCGACGGGCATTCCAACAACAATCAATTCTGGCTGACCAGCGCAATTCGCTTCTGA
- a CDS encoding GFA family protein, translated as MKRIEMEMSGGCQCGAVRYHASAMLANSHLCHCRMCQKASGNIFAALVAAPDEALTWTRGKPSVWKSSELVERGFCANCGTPLFFHHLENGRTNLMIGSLDDPNAFPPLANTCTENMVAWFNTITGIENTGATENNGADWAAAIKESNNQHPDHDTTSWTMRGRDG; from the coding sequence ATGAAACGCATCGAGATGGAGATGAGCGGGGGCTGCCAGTGCGGTGCTGTGCGCTACCACGCAAGCGCTATGCTCGCCAACTCGCATCTCTGCCATTGCCGCATGTGCCAGAAAGCCTCGGGCAACATCTTTGCCGCGCTCGTCGCCGCGCCCGATGAGGCGCTCACCTGGACACGCGGCAAGCCGAGCGTCTGGAAGAGCTCGGAGCTTGTCGAGCGCGGCTTCTGCGCCAATTGCGGCACGCCATTGTTCTTCCACCACCTCGAAAACGGTCGCACCAACCTGATGATTGGTTCGCTTGACGATCCGAACGCCTTCCCGCCGCTTGCCAATACCTGCACCGAGAACATGGTGGCATGGTTCAATACGATAACGGGCATAGAAAATACCGGTGCGACCGAAAACAACGGAGCCGACTGGGCCGCGGCGATCAAGGAGAGTAACAACCAGCACCCCGATCACGATACCACCTCATGGACGATGAGGGGGCGTGATGGCTGA